The proteins below come from a single Coregonus clupeaformis isolate EN_2021a unplaced genomic scaffold, ASM2061545v1 scaf0599, whole genome shotgun sequence genomic window:
- the zgc:165481 gene encoding E3 ubiquitin-protein ligase RNF182 gives MSVLQPESDEMPPSTITLTPVTTPTPTPVKEELECKICYQSYNARSRRPKILDCLHRVCARCLNKILDLGDVLGCISCPFCRHETEVSEYEVSGLPDDSKIMSCLAVRDKSWSSDHSKEVVLTPKSLSSTSSSTSHDSSNCLVITIMEVQRDTGSGGRGLGISDHYTEHSLDSISVGSNGPEVQDALSRLCTHVPRILVWLLGLFYFGSLPLGIYLLVIQRVTLGIVCVSLVPSSLTVCLVYGFCQCLCQGMCDCSSRG, from the coding sequence ATGAGTGTTCTTCAGCCTGAATCGGATGAGATGCCCCCCTCCACCATCACCCTGACCCCTGTCACCACCCCCACCCCGACCCCCGTCAAAGAAGAGCTGGAGTGTAAAATCTGCTACCAGAGCTACAATGCCCGCAGCCGCAGGCCCAAGATCCTGGACTGCCTCCACCGGGTGTGCGCCCGCTGCCTCAACAAGATCCTGGACCTGGGGGACGTCTTGGGCTGCATTTCCTGCCCCTTCTGCCGACATGAAACAGAGGTCAGCGAATACGAGGTGTCGGGCCTCCCTGACGACTCCAAAATCATGTCCTGCCTGGCCGTCAGGGATAAGTCCTGGAGCTCCGACCACAGCAAAGAGGTGGTCCTCACCCCCAAGAGcctgtcctccacctcctcctccacctcgcACGACTCCTCCAACTGCCTGGTGATCACTATCATGGAGGTCCAGAGGGACACTGGGTCCGGGGGGCGTGGCTTGGGCATCTCAGACCACTACACAGAGCACAGCCTGGACTCCATCTCTGTGGGCTCCAACGGGCCGGAGGTTCAGGACGCCCTGTCCAGGCTCTGTACCCACGTCCCCCGGATCCTGGTGTGGCTCCTGGGTTTGTTCTACTTCGGGTCCCTGCCCCTGGGAATCTACCTGCTGGTGATCCAGAGGGTGACGCTGGGTATAGTCTGTGTGAGCCTGGTCCCCTccagtctgactgtgtgtctggtCTATGGGTTCTGCCAGTGTCTCTGCCAGGGAATGTGTGACTGCTCGTCTaggggctga